One part of the archaeon BMS3Bbin15 genome encodes these proteins:
- the glnB_2 gene encoding nitrogen regulatory protein P-II, with amino-acid sequence MKMVRAIIRPEKTEDVASSLAAAGFPALTKVDVYGRGKQRGITVDSIHYEELPKTMILIVVEDDDVEKVVSNIQVSALTGHYGDGKIFVSPVDTAYTIRTGNEEL; translated from the coding sequence ATGAAAATGGTAAGAGCAATAATAAGACCTGAAAAAACAGAAGATGTAGCTTCATCCCTTGCAGCCGCTGGATTTCCTGCGCTGACAAAAGTAGATGTTTATGGTAGAGGTAAGCAGCGTGGCATTACTGTTGATTCCATTCATTATGAAGAGCTTCCAAAGACTATGATTCTTATAGTTGTGGAAGATGACGATGTTGAAAAGGTGGTGAGCAATATTCAGGTCTCTGCATTAACTGGCCACTACGGTGACGGTAAAATTTTTGTTAGCCCTGTTGACACCGCCTACACAATCAGGACAGGTAATGAGGAGCTGTAG
- the glnB_3 gene encoding nitrogen regulatory protein P-II, whose protein sequence is MKEIVAFIRINKTQRTRDALAEKGHYSMTVNNALGRGRQKGLQYEISGEPVKEYEKGTRLSYIPKRMVTLITTDDQVEEVVSTIIDVNKTGNIGDGKVFVCPIEDAVRVRTNEKGERAIL, encoded by the coding sequence ATGAAAGAGATTGTTGCTTTCATAAGAATCAACAAAACTCAGAGGACAAGAGATGCACTGGCTGAGAAGGGTCATTACTCCATGACAGTTAACAATGCTCTTGGCAGAGGGCGACAGAAAGGGCTTCAATATGAAATCAGTGGCGAACCTGTGAAGGAGTATGAAAAAGGCACAAGGCTAAGCTATATACCAAAGAGGATGGTCACTCTGATAACAACCGATGACCAGGTGGAGGAAGTAGTCAGCACTATCATTGATGTAAACAAAACAGGCAATATAGGTGATGGCAAGGTCTTCGTGTGTCCTATTGAAGATGCAGTCAGGGTAAGAACAAATGAAAAAGGTGAGAGAGCAATTCTCTGA
- the nifB gene encoding feMo cofactor biosynthesis protein NifB gives MKKVREQFSDAVTKGVYHMDYKKYIEFKESCIPKVKNHPCYSKEAHSKFGRIHVPVAPKCNVQCNYCVRKYDCANENRPGVTTRVISPDEAMQTIEQAVKMEPRIRVLGIAGPGDPLANTATFETLVKTKEEFPYLTRCLSTNGLALPERIDELDRAGITTLTITINAVDPEIGKKIYSFVRYDNKTYRGREAFEILSKNQLAGLKEASKRGMVVKVNSVLIPGINDKHLVEVAKVVRELGAYTMNVMPLIPQGNFKDIPPPTAEEVNRIRDGCEAVINQFRNCIQCRADAIGVPGEEGCSANILEKIEIIKTD, from the coding sequence ATGAAAAAGGTGAGAGAGCAATTCTCTGATGCCGTAACTAAAGGAGTGTATCATATGGATTATAAAAAATATATAGAGTTTAAGGAAAGCTGTATTCCCAAGGTGAAGAATCACCCATGTTACAGCAAAGAGGCTCACAGCAAATTTGGAAGGATCCATGTCCCTGTGGCTCCCAAATGCAATGTTCAGTGTAACTACTGTGTGCGCAAGTATGACTGCGCCAATGAGAACCGCCCGGGAGTTACCACCAGGGTGATATCTCCTGACGAGGCAATGCAAACAATAGAACAGGCTGTTAAAATGGAACCAAGAATCAGGGTTCTGGGCATAGCTGGTCCAGGCGACCCTCTCGCCAATACTGCAACTTTTGAAACACTTGTGAAGACAAAGGAAGAATTTCCCTACCTCACAAGATGCCTGTCAACCAACGGGCTTGCTTTACCTGAAAGAATTGATGAACTTGACAGAGCAGGAATTACCACTTTAACAATAACCATAAATGCCGTTGACCCGGAGATTGGAAAGAAAATCTACTCTTTTGTGAGATACGATAATAAAACCTACAGGGGTAGAGAGGCCTTTGAAATTCTGAGCAAAAATCAGTTAGCCGGGCTAAAGGAGGCTTCAAAGCGTGGAATGGTTGTGAAGGTGAACTCGGTTCTGATTCCAGGCATAAATGATAAACACCTTGTGGAGGTTGCCAAGGTAGTAAGAGAACTCGGTGCCTATACCATGAATGTCATGCCTCTGATCCCCCAGGGAAATTTCAAGGACATCCCTCCTCCCACAGCAGAAGAAGTCAACAGGATAAGAGATGGGTGTGAGGCCGTGATCAACCAGTTCAGAAACTGCATCCAGTGCAGAGCTGATGCTATAGGTGTGCCTGGGGAAGAGGGCTGCAGTGCAAACATACTGGAAAAAATAGAAATTATAAAAACGGATTGA
- the vnfD gene encoding nitrogenase vanadium-iron protein alpha chain encodes MLLKCDKTIPERKKHIVIKGENGCGGDSSGCEIACNVPTTPGDMTERGCTYAGCRGVVGGPVKDVIQMTHGPIGCAFYSWGYRPHLADSDFHMKYIFVSDIDESNIIFGGEKKLLQSIIEAAEEFPEAKGVFVYNTCPTALIGDDGKYVAKAAQEKIGKPVVFFPCEGFRGVSQSQGHHVGNMTIFDELVGSVEPEEDYAYSINIVGDYNIKNDEKTFEHLFEDMGVNIITRFTGNVSIDDLKIMHKAQLNVVHCQRSATYIADMMKEKYNTPSINVTLWGINNMSNALRDVAKFFGLEKEAERIIKTETAKIKPKIEYYKKRLEGKTVFIYQGAPRAWHWPDLMRELGMEVVAAATTFGHEDDYDKIFKKVKKGTIVIDNPNAMELEEIIETYKPDLFISGNKEKYLAYKLGVSFVNGHTYETGPYAGYSGMVNFARDIDKAINTPVWKMLREKAWPVKNNSNPEVV; translated from the coding sequence ATGCTTCTAAAGTGTGACAAGACAATACCTGAAAGAAAAAAACATATTGTTATAAAAGGAGAGAACGGCTGTGGTGGTGATTCCTCAGGTTGTGAGATAGCCTGCAATGTCCCCACCACACCAGGTGATATGACTGAAAGAGGCTGCACCTATGCTGGCTGTAGAGGTGTGGTAGGCGGTCCTGTAAAGGATGTTATCCAGATGACCCACGGCCCAATAGGCTGTGCCTTCTACTCGTGGGGTTACAGACCACATCTTGCTGATTCAGATTTCCACATGAAGTATATATTTGTAAGCGATATAGACGAATCGAATATTATCTTTGGTGGTGAGAAGAAACTTCTCCAGTCCATTATAGAGGCTGCCGAAGAATTTCCAGAAGCTAAAGGTGTTTTTGTTTACAACACATGCCCCACAGCCCTGATTGGTGATGATGGTAAATATGTTGCAAAGGCTGCCCAAGAGAAGATAGGCAAACCAGTAGTTTTCTTTCCCTGCGAGGGTTTCAGAGGTGTGAGCCAGTCCCAGGGGCACCATGTGGGGAATATGACCATATTCGACGAGCTTGTGGGTTCTGTTGAGCCTGAAGAGGACTATGCTTACTCAATAAACATTGTTGGTGACTATAATATTAAAAATGACGAGAAAACCTTCGAACATCTCTTTGAAGACATGGGCGTGAATATAATTACGCGTTTTACCGGCAATGTTTCAATAGATGATTTGAAAATTATGCACAAGGCACAGCTAAATGTTGTGCACTGTCAGAGGTCAGCCACATATATTGCAGACATGATGAAAGAAAAGTACAACACCCCATCTATCAATGTAACCCTATGGGGCATAAATAATATGTCCAATGCTCTCCGTGATGTTGCCAAGTTCTTCGGCCTTGAGAAGGAAGCTGAGAGGATAATAAAGACAGAGACTGCGAAGATCAAGCCAAAAATAGAGTACTACAAGAAGCGTCTTGAGGGCAAGACAGTTTTCATCTATCAGGGTGCTCCAAGGGCATGGCACTGGCCAGACCTTATGAGAGAACTTGGCATGGAGGTTGTTGCTGCTGCCACAACTTTCGGGCACGAGGATGACTATGATAAGATTTTCAAAAAAGTTAAGAAAGGTACTATTGTGATTGACAACCCCAATGCTATGGAACTGGAAGAAATCATTGAAACCTATAAGCCAGACCTGTTTATTTCAGGTAATAAAGAGAAGTATCTGGCTTACAAGCTGGGCGTATCCTTTGTAAATGGGCACACCTACGAAACAGGACCTTATGCCGGTTACTCGGGCATGGTGAATTTCGCCAGGGATATAGATAAAGCAATAAATACTCCCGTATGGAAAATGTTAAGAGAAAAGGCATGGCCGGTAAAAAATAATTCAAATCCGGAGGTGGTTTGA
- the ino1_2 gene encoding inositol-3-phosphate synthase, with amino-acid sequence MREIRVAIAGVGNCASSLVQGVEYYKDAKPEDIIPGLMHTKFGRYHIKDIKFVAAFDINAHKVGKDLSEAIFTEPNCTTRFSEVPKVGVEVQKAPVMDGIGKYLKDIIPVSNSQKPVDVARALEEAQVDVLINYLPVGSARATRYFAQTAIDAGAGFVNCIPEFIASNNEWAQKFTRAGLPVAGDDIKSQVGATILHRALVQLLKDRGVKVEETYQLNIGGNTDFKNMLQESRLKSKRISKTEAITSMVDYEVPTRIGPSDYVPFLNDNKQAFIYVKGRKFGDIPLKIQVHLSVEDSPNSAGVAVDAIRATKIALDNNIKGPLEGVSAYLFKHPPRQYPDAVAREMIEKFIKAA; translated from the coding sequence ATGAGAGAGATTAGAGTAGCAATCGCAGGCGTTGGCAACTGTGCTTCTTCCCTGGTTCAGGGAGTAGAATACTATAAAGATGCGAAACCTGAAGACATTATCCCCGGTCTTATGCACACAAAGTTTGGCAGATACCATATTAAAGATATAAAATTTGTGGCTGCCTTTGATATAAATGCCCATAAAGTGGGAAAAGACCTGAGTGAAGCTATCTTTACAGAGCCAAACTGTACTACCAGATTCAGTGAAGTCCCTAAAGTGGGTGTGGAAGTTCAGAAAGCTCCCGTAATGGATGGCATAGGCAAATATTTAAAAGACATCATTCCTGTTAGCAATAGCCAGAAACCTGTGGACGTTGCCAGAGCCCTGGAAGAAGCCCAGGTTGATGTACTTATAAATTACCTGCCTGTGGGAAGCGCCAGGGCAACAAGATATTTCGCCCAGACAGCCATTGATGCTGGAGCGGGTTTTGTCAACTGCATTCCAGAGTTTATAGCCAGCAATAATGAGTGGGCACAGAAATTCACCAGAGCAGGCTTACCTGTGGCAGGAGATGATATAAAAAGTCAGGTTGGTGCCACCATACTCCACAGAGCACTTGTTCAGCTCCTCAAAGACAGGGGCGTCAAGGTGGAAGAAACCTATCAGCTGAATATTGGAGGAAATACAGACTTTAAAAATATGCTCCAGGAGTCGAGACTCAAGTCAAAAAGAATCAGCAAAACCGAAGCCATAACCAGTATGGTGGACTATGAGGTTCCAACCAGAATTGGGCCCAGTGACTACGTACCCTTCCTCAATGACAACAAACAGGCTTTCATCTATGTAAAGGGCAGAAAATTCGGTGATATTCCTCTAAAAATTCAGGTGCATCTATCTGTTGAAGATTCACCTAACAGTGCAGGGGTTGCTGTGGATGCAATCAGAGCTACAAAGATAGCCCTGGATAACAATATTAAAGGGCCTCTTGAAGGTGTGAGTGCCTACTTATTCAAACATCCACCCAGGCAGTATCCTGATGCCGTGGCCAGAGAGATGATAGAAAAATTCATAAAAGCAGCTTAA
- the cysS gene encoding cysteine--tRNA ligase produces MLRLYNTMSGRKEILSHEGEEVKIYTCGPTVYDFAHIGNFRAYIVHDMLRRYLKFKGFKVRQVMNITDVDDKTIKRSREEGISLKEYTARYEKAFFEDMKAVNIERVEHYPRATEHISDMVKIIKVLLEKGYAYYARDKSIYFDISRFRDYGKLSGIKISSLKEGARVKQDEYAKNEARDFALWKAYSKEDGEVFWETDIGKGRPGWHIECSAMSMRYLGETLDIHAGGVDLIFPHHENEIAQSEACTGRQFSKLWVHNEHLLVEGRKMSKSLGNFFTLRELLDRGYNPMAIRYLLLATHYKRKLNFTFKALKDAEITLKRLEDFTDRIAKLEVEGGSYMKENIDKVREKFFSALDDNLDTPKALSYIFTIVKEVSREISSGKVGTEDKNEIIRLINDFNYIFAVLQERKNELPEELRRLIKEREEARARGEFKKADGIRDYLLSKGIEIEDTREGTGWRWRI; encoded by the coding sequence ATGTTAAGGCTTTACAATACCATGTCGGGAAGGAAGGAGATTCTATCTCATGAAGGAGAGGAGGTGAAAATCTATACCTGCGGCCCCACAGTTTATGATTTTGCTCATATAGGAAACTTCAGAGCCTATATCGTTCATGATATGTTGAGGCGCTATCTCAAGTTTAAAGGCTTTAAAGTGAGACAGGTTATGAATATTACAGATGTGGATGACAAGACAATAAAGAGGAGCAGGGAGGAGGGAATTTCTCTGAAGGAATATACTGCAAGATATGAAAAAGCCTTTTTTGAGGACATGAAGGCAGTGAATATTGAGAGAGTCGAACACTATCCCAGAGCTACGGAACATATTTCAGACATGGTGAAAATAATAAAAGTTCTGCTTGAAAAAGGCTATGCTTACTACGCACGGGATAAAAGTATTTATTTTGATATATCCAGGTTCAGGGACTATGGAAAACTCTCAGGCATAAAAATTTCAAGCCTGAAGGAGGGAGCAAGGGTAAAGCAGGATGAATATGCCAAGAATGAGGCAAGAGATTTTGCCCTGTGGAAAGCCTACAGTAAAGAGGATGGAGAGGTTTTCTGGGAGACTGATATTGGAAAGGGCAGGCCTGGATGGCATATAGAATGCAGTGCAATGAGTATGCGCTACCTCGGGGAAACTCTTGATATTCATGCTGGTGGTGTGGATTTAATCTTTCCTCATCATGAAAATGAGATTGCCCAGAGTGAAGCCTGCACAGGTAGACAGTTCTCAAAATTATGGGTACATAATGAACATCTTCTTGTTGAAGGAAGAAAGATGAGCAAGAGCCTCGGGAACTTTTTCACCCTCAGAGAGCTTCTCGATAGAGGTTATAACCCGATGGCTATACGCTATCTTCTTCTCGCAACTCACTATAAAAGAAAGCTAAATTTCACATTTAAGGCTTTAAAGGATGCTGAGATAACCTTGAAGAGGCTGGAGGATTTCACTGATAGGATTGCAAAGCTGGAGGTAGAGGGTGGTAGTTACATGAAGGAGAATATAGATAAAGTCAGAGAGAAGTTCTTCTCTGCTCTTGATGATAATTTAGATACCCCTAAGGCTCTATCCTATATTTTTACCATTGTTAAGGAGGTAAGCCGGGAAATCAGTTCAGGGAAGGTTGGGACTGAAGATAAAAATGAGATTATACGGTTGATTAATGATTTTAACTACATATTTGCAGTTCTGCAGGAAAGAAAAAATGAACTGCCAGAAGAACTCAGGAGGCTAATAAAAGAGAGAGAAGAGGCAAGGGCAAGGGGAGAGTTTAAAAAGGCTGATGGGATAAGGGATTACCTTCTGAGCAAAGGGATAGAGATAGAGGATACCAGGGAGGGAACAGGGTGGAGGTGGAGAATATAG
- the nifH1 gene encoding nitrogenase iron protein 1 has translation MRQVAFYGKGGIGKSTTQQNTAASLARIGKKIMVVGCDPKADCTRLLLNGKRQPTVLDTLREEGPENVSLNKVLADGYGGVKCVESGGPEPGVGCGGRGVITSIQTLENLGAYTGDLDYVFYDVLGDVVCGGFAMPIREGYAEEIYIVVSGEYMAMYAANNISKGIKKFAARGHARLAGIVCNSRLVENEKELVEEFARRLNTKMIYFIPRSKDVQKAEINKKTVIDYDPNMPQAQEYLNLAKKIEENRDFRVPTPITIDELEDLMKEFGIVD, from the coding sequence ATGAGACAGGTGGCATTTTATGGAAAAGGTGGAATCGGTAAATCCACCACGCAGCAGAACACTGCAGCATCTCTTGCCAGAATAGGTAAAAAAATTATGGTAGTAGGGTGCGACCCCAAGGCAGATTGTACCAGGCTACTTCTAAACGGTAAGAGGCAGCCCACAGTGCTGGATACTTTGAGGGAAGAAGGCCCGGAGAATGTAAGTCTTAATAAAGTTCTGGCAGATGGTTATGGCGGTGTAAAATGTGTAGAATCCGGTGGTCCCGAGCCAGGTGTAGGCTGCGGTGGTAGAGGTGTAATCACTTCGATTCAGACTCTGGAGAACCTTGGTGCCTACACAGGTGACCTTGACTATGTTTTTTATGATGTTCTCGGTGATGTGGTCTGCGGTGGGTTTGCCATGCCTATCAGAGAAGGTTATGCAGAGGAGATATACATTGTTGTATCTGGCGAATATATGGCAATGTACGCTGCAAACAACATATCAAAAGGTATCAAGAAGTTTGCAGCGAGGGGTCACGCACGTCTCGCAGGCATAGTATGTAACTCCAGGCTGGTTGAGAATGAAAAAGAGCTTGTCGAGGAGTTTGCAAGAAGACTCAACACAAAGATGATATACTTCATACCCAGGAGCAAGGATGTTCAGAAGGCAGAGATAAACAAGAAGACTGTTATCGACTACGACCCCAATATGCCTCAGGCCCAGGAATATCTGAATCTGGCAAAGAAAATAGAAGAAAACAGAGACTTCAGAGTGCCCACTCCCATAACCATTGATGAGCTTGAAGACCTGATGAAAGAATTCGGTATTGTGGATTAG
- a CDS encoding single-stranded DNA-binding protein produces MKVSEVSSNMKDVSLEGTIVEISEPRTVNTRFGQKKVATALIEDETGKINLTLWEDQIEQAEEGKKIKVEGAYVTEWQGKIQLNVGRKGTISIE; encoded by the coding sequence ATGAAAGTAAGTGAAGTTAGTTCTAACATGAAAGATGTTTCTTTAGAAGGAACAATAGTAGAAATCTCTGAGCCAAGAACAGTAAATACAAGATTTGGTCAAAAGAAAGTTGCCACAGCTTTAATCGAGGATGAAACTGGAAAAATTAATCTGACTTTATGGGAAGACCAGATAGAGCAAGCTGAAGAAGGAAAGAAGATTAAAGTAGAAGGTGCATATGTGACAGAATGGCAGGGAAAGATTCAGCTAAATGTAGGAAGAAAAGGAACTATATCTATAGAATAG
- the spsI_2 gene encoding bifunctional IPC transferase and DIPP synthase has protein sequence MKAVILAAGRGKRLKCSRPKPLTLLLSRTLIDRVIDNLKKAGIDEIIVVYSDDRVKAELEGKAELVFNDDIGKGGGYSLLKGASAVGDEDFLLLMSDHIFDSESLVKLLSSKPNITTLCIDRNLKGHDSEDATRVLIDREGNVTSIGKELKEYNAIDTGIFYCTPDVTNITRDFAGKFSVTDVMGKLALKKKLKTFDITGDFWCDVDTREKLKEAEDILLNSLIKPTDGIISKHINRKISIKISKFLVNTHLTPNMISFISFLFGLFSAALFAMGQSIIAGIVAQISSILDGCDGEIARLKGLVSPSGAIFDAILDRYADMLIILGIIASNPQSLWLVGGLAMLGSYSISYTSSKAELRGITFTRLYEVLMNRDTRLFLIFLGGITGFLYAILVILALFTNLVAFLRIFYFSKRYE, from the coding sequence ATGAAAGCTGTAATACTTGCAGCAGGAAGGGGAAAGAGGTTAAAGTGCAGCCGCCCAAAACCCCTTACCCTGCTTTTGAGCAGAACCTTGATTGATAGGGTTATTGACAACTTGAAAAAAGCAGGTATAGATGAAATTATAGTTGTTTACAGTGACGACAGAGTAAAAGCTGAACTGGAAGGAAAAGCTGAACTGGTCTTCAATGATGATATAGGTAAAGGGGGTGGTTACTCCCTTTTGAAAGGAGCCAGTGCTGTAGGTGATGAAGACTTCCTGCTTTTAATGAGTGACCACATTTTCGATTCCGAGAGTTTGGTCAAACTCTTATCATCAAAACCTAACATCACAACCCTATGCATAGACAGGAATCTCAAGGGTCATGACTCAGAGGATGCCACAAGGGTACTGATTGACAGAGAGGGTAATGTAACCAGTATAGGAAAGGAACTAAAGGAATACAATGCCATTGACACAGGAATTTTTTACTGCACGCCCGATGTAACCAATATTACCAGAGATTTCGCGGGAAAATTCTCTGTGACAGATGTTATGGGAAAACTTGCCCTTAAGAAAAAGCTCAAAACCTTTGATATAACAGGAGACTTCTGGTGTGACGTGGATACAAGGGAAAAACTTAAGGAAGCAGAAGACATACTGCTGAATTCTCTGATTAAACCCACAGATGGAATAATTTCAAAACATATAAACAGGAAAATCTCCATTAAAATTTCAAAATTTCTGGTAAATACTCATCTTACTCCAAACATGATATCCTTTATAAGCTTCCTTTTTGGTCTTTTTTCTGCTGCTCTTTTTGCCATGGGTCAGAGCATAATTGCAGGAATTGTTGCTCAGATTTCCTCGATTCTCGATGGATGTGATGGAGAAATCGCCAGGCTAAAGGGGCTTGTTTCTCCATCAGGCGCAATCTTCGATGCTATACTGGATAGATATGCAGATATGCTGATAATCCTCGGAATTATTGCCTCAAACCCTCAAAGTCTCTGGCTGGTAGGTGGCCTTGCAATGCTTGGCAGTTATTCCATCAGTTACACCAGTTCCAAAGCGGAACTCAGGGGAATCACATTTACACGCCTATATGAGGTGCTGATGAACCGTGATACGAGGTTATTTTTGATATTTCTCGGAGGTATTACAGGATTTCTCTATGCCATCCTCGTCATCCTTGCCCTGTTTACAAATCTGGTTGCCTTCCTGCGAATTTTTTATTTCTCAAAAAGGTATGAGTAA